The Thermomonospora amylolytica sequence AGGAACTCGCCGAACCCGCGCAGCGACCGGACCGGGTCGATCTGGACCGGGCCTGGCAGGAACGCAGCACGCGGTTCCGGACCGGCGGCGACCAGGTCACCGTGCTGGTACGGGTGAACCCGGCGCGGCGGGAGGACCTGGCGGGCACCGCGCTGGCCGTCCGCGCCGAAGAAGCCGACGCGGACGGCTGGCTGCGGATGGAGGTGACCTTCCAAGATCCCAGACACGCCGAATGGGCGCTGTGGCAGCTGGCCGCGAACGCGGAAGCCCTGGCCCCGCAGTGGCTGCGCACCGCCCTGCGCGACCGCGCCGCCGCGATCGCCGCCCGCTACGAGCGTCAACCTGAGCGCTGACGGGCGGTTCACCTGCCGGGCCGTCACGGTGTGTGATCACCTGTGCGGCTCGACACTTAGCTCTTGCGCTAACTGTTGCGGGGCCGGATACTTAGCCGTATGGCACAGTATTCGCCGGAGCTCGACGGGGTGTTCCTCGCCCTCGCCGACCCGACCCGGCGCGCCGTGGTCCGGCGCCTCGGCCACGGGCCCATGAGCGTCGGCGATCTCGCCCGCGAGTTCCCGATGACCCTGCCCTCGTTCATGAAGCACGTGCGGACGCTCGAATCGAACGGGCTGATCCGCACGGTCAAGTCCGGCCGGGTGCGCACCTGCGTGCTCAACCGGGAACGGCTCGCCCTGGTCGACGACTGGCTCGCGGAGCAGCGCCGGATCTGGGAGGAGCGCACCGACCGCCTCGAACAGTTCGTCACCGACCCGGAGGAGAACCGGCAATGAACCTTGACCGTGACCTCGATCTCGACCTGGAGCGGATCATCCGCGCCCCGCGCGCGACCGTGTGGAGCGCCTGGACCGACCCGTCCCGGCTCGAGCGGTGGTGGGTCCCGGCGCCGTCCCGCTGCCGGGTGGAGCGCCTGGACCTGCGGCCCGGCGGGGCGTTCGTGACGCGGCTGAGCGACGACGGGGCCGAGTTCGTCCCGCACATGGACGCGTGCTTCCTCGCCGTCGACGAACTCGAGCGGATCGTGTTCACCAACGCGATCGACAGCGCGTGGCGTCCCGCGAGCCCCGCTCCGGTCGCGATGACCGCCGCGATCACGCTGAACGACCACCCGGACGGCACGCACTACCGGGTCGTCGTCCGGCACGGCGACCCGGAGGCCCGCGCTCATCACGACAAGCTCGGCTTCGCCGAGGGCTGGGGGACGGTCGCCGCCCAGCTGGCCGCACTCACCGAGAACATGCAATGAAGATCACCCTCACCGAGTTCGTCACGCTCGACGGGGTCAGCCAGG is a genomic window containing:
- a CDS encoding ArsR/SmtB family transcription factor, with protein sequence MAQYSPELDGVFLALADPTRRAVVRRLGHGPMSVGDLAREFPMTLPSFMKHVRTLESNGLIRTVKSGRVRTCVLNRERLALVDDWLAEQRRIWEERTDRLEQFVTDPEENRQ
- a CDS encoding SRPBCC domain-containing protein; translated protein: MNLDRDLDLDLERIIRAPRATVWSAWTDPSRLERWWVPAPSRCRVERLDLRPGGAFVTRLSDDGAEFVPHMDACFLAVDELERIVFTNAIDSAWRPASPAPVAMTAAITLNDHPDGTHYRVVVRHGDPEARAHHDKLGFAEGWGTVAAQLAALTENMQ